A genomic segment from Synechococcales cyanobacterium T60_A2020_003 encodes:
- a CDS encoding aminobutyraldehyde dehydrogenase — protein MVIGDEGVGTGSEDLIDPATGKPFATVALGTAQDVDRAVAIAKQAQATWGKLSYGERSAALLALADALEARSEELARLESQNAGKALKLTINGDIPFAIDNLRYFACSVRRQEGVAAGEYVGGYTSMLRREPIGVVGAITPWNYPMMMAVWKLAPALAAGNAVILKPAPNTPITTIELAKIALESGFPPGLINVVTGGAEVGEAICTHPDIRMVSFTGSTRTGKRIAELASPRIKRVTLELGGKAPFLVFADADIEAAAHGAVVGAYANSGQDCTAATRIYVQNEVFDAFLSRFTELSSQVKVGHPFAEDTDIGPLSSQAQRNKVHGFVKEAKDQGIKIALGGELPEGDGFYYPPTILVDAPQHASCVQDEIFGPVVVVSRFSDEAEAVTYANDISYGLAGSVWTTNVQRAMRVSAAMECGTVWVNDHLPLASELPHGGFKQSGIGKDMSHYALEEYTIVKHVMFDTTGDQRKGWHFTTFGKAD, from the coding sequence ATGGTGATCGGGGATGAGGGGGTTGGAACGGGCAGCGAAGATTTGATTGATCCAGCCACGGGGAAACCGTTTGCGACGGTGGCCTTGGGCACTGCCCAGGATGTCGATCGAGCCGTGGCGATCGCCAAACAAGCCCAGGCGACCTGGGGCAAACTGTCCTATGGAGAACGCAGTGCAGCATTGCTGGCCTTAGCTGATGCCCTAGAAGCCCGCAGTGAAGAGTTAGCGCGTCTGGAAAGTCAGAATGCCGGAAAAGCACTGAAGCTCACGATTAACGGTGATATTCCCTTTGCGATCGACAACCTCCGCTACTTTGCCTGCTCTGTGCGTCGGCAGGAAGGGGTTGCGGCTGGGGAATATGTGGGCGGCTACACCAGCATGCTCCGTCGCGAACCCATCGGTGTGGTGGGAGCCATCACCCCCTGGAACTACCCAATGATGATGGCTGTGTGGAAGCTGGCTCCGGCCTTGGCAGCGGGCAATGCGGTGATTCTTAAGCCTGCCCCGAATACGCCGATTACGACGATAGAACTAGCCAAAATTGCGCTGGAATCGGGCTTTCCCCCTGGATTGATCAACGTTGTTACTGGAGGAGCCGAGGTCGGAGAGGCCATTTGTACCCATCCCGATATCCGCATGGTTAGCTTCACGGGTAGCACCCGCACAGGCAAACGGATTGCGGAACTGGCGAGTCCCCGGATCAAACGGGTCACGCTGGAGTTGGGAGGAAAAGCCCCCTTTTTGGTGTTTGCGGATGCCGATATTGAGGCAGCAGCGCACGGTGCGGTGGTGGGAGCCTATGCCAACTCTGGCCAGGATTGCACCGCCGCAACCCGGATCTATGTGCAAAATGAAGTCTTCGATGCCTTCTTGAGTCGGTTTACAGAACTCTCCAGTCAGGTCAAAGTCGGTCATCCCTTTGCCGAAGACACCGACATTGGCCCTCTTTCGAGTCAGGCGCAGCGGAATAAAGTCCACGGTTTTGTCAAAGAGGCCAAAGACCAGGGAATTAAGATCGCGTTGGGTGGTGAGTTGCCAGAGGGAGACGGATTCTACTATCCTCCCACTATCCTTGTAGATGCACCCCAGCATGCAAGCTGTGTTCAGGATGAGATCTTTGGCCCGGTTGTTGTGGTCAGTCGGTTTAGCGATGAAGCGGAGGCTGTAACCTACGCCAACGATATTTCCTACGGGTTGGCAGGTAGCGTCTGGACGACGAACGTGCAGCGAGCCATGCGGGTTTCTGCGGCGATGGAGTGCGGCACGGTCTGGGTGAATGATCATCTCCCCCTAGCGAGTGAGCTTCCTCATGGAGGGTTCAAACAGAGTGGCATTGGCAAAGATATGTCCCACTATGCCCTAGAGGAGTATACGATCGTCAAGCACGTCATGTTTGACACGACGGGCGATCAGCGCAAGGGTTGGCACTTTACGACCTTCGGTAAAGCGGACTAG